In Cynocephalus volans isolate mCynVol1 chromosome 3, mCynVol1.pri, whole genome shotgun sequence, one DNA window encodes the following:
- the LOC134372823 gene encoding uncharacterized protein LOC134372823, with protein sequence MRLWGLLLCLVTAPQGVLSEVQLQESGPGLVKPSQTLSLTCTVSGYSITSGYSWSWIRQPTGKSLEWMGRISYTGSTYSNPSLESRTSITRDTSKNQFSLQLSSVTDEDTGVYYCARDTVTGSQREPRHKPPCRIQEGSGLQGALKAHPAPVPHGAGLQMQEELRLREHHRGVICDLKQDGEHKAGLELVEQQQWNDGTSSWGDENHITGEGAGKESRGCLDQNCGSKTQSLSL encoded by the exons ATGAGATTGTGGGGTCTTCTCCTTTGCCTGGTGACAGCTCCTCAAG GTGTCCTGTCCGaggtgcagctgcaggagtcgggcccaggactggtgaagccctcgcagaccctctccctcacctgcacCGTCTCTGGTTACTCCATCACCAGTGGTTACAGTTGGAGTTGGATCCGCCAGCCCACGGGGAAGAGCCTTGAGTGGATGGGACGCATTAGTTATACTGGAAGCACATATTCTAACCCGTCCCTTGAGAGCCGCACCTCCATCACCAGAGACACGTCCAAGAACCAGTTCTCTctgcagctgagctctgtgacCGACGAGGACACAGGCGTGTATTACTGTGCGAGAGACACAGTGACAGGAAGTCAGCGTGAGCCCAGACACAAACCTCCCTGCAGGATACAGGAGGGGTCTGGGCTGCAGGGGGCGCTCAAGGCCCACCCAGCCCCTGTGCCccatggagcag GTCTGCAGATGCAGGAGGAGCTGCGCTTGAGAGAACACCACCGAGGAGTCATCTGTGACCTGAAGCAA GACGGAGAGCACAAGGCAGGACTGGAACTCGTGGAGCAGCAACAGTGGAACGATGGAACGAGCTCTTGGGGTGACGAGAACCACATCACGGGAGAGGGTGcagggaaagaaagcaggggGTGCTTGGACCAGAACTGTGGAAGCAAGACCCAGAGCCTGAGTTTATGA